One window of the Megalops cyprinoides isolate fMegCyp1 chromosome 2, fMegCyp1.pri, whole genome shotgun sequence genome contains the following:
- the aspm gene encoding abnormal spindle-like microcephaly-associated protein — MTSLVKKGDFLDFSPTNLPSRDFSRNDTNKENNKSLAVLSLVQFSRPPFVSFGTVRLGSSKSAVLCIENPVDVATEVKVDRVASTKGFSVEQTRFIIEPEESTCMTITWTPVEEGNVREVITFIANGIAKHQAILLGRAEAPKKKKKSLWDSIKNKKPVERSAPFKDKKTDSSVKKAANKTFHVSRQPQYKKERVRSPLRSQNENPVVESPVVLLVPAGKLFDSGESVKGNGCTDLNSVGPDEVIEPKTPSEISFELEAVKPRLTFFVKPSQVNTCESEAKDEVLKSSKIPFTSTTVTKSKGGSTQESNSKGRKTRTSKRRLLEKTLELSDSPARSSLPGLNDVGCLPVIDSDASLGTHPESVHSPLVVMPSNLSPVRFALKDNCPVSIPPTMAQLDLSPVVATPSCLPQTLVQLDFTVVTSRHQSKVSSLMLQPDESLDGKTQCRLAVNAHSQSILQSLKSFGSSSVKTAKVVAVAQSQLTFIKPGQTVIPRHPLPFAAKNMFYDERWIEKQERGFTWWINYVLTPDDFKVNTEVTKVNAVSLAMGSDQKMSIPKAPTKEEMSFRMYTARRRLNCLRRAACQLFTSEAMVKAIQRLELEVEAKRLLVRKDRHLWKDIGERQKVLNWLLSYNPLWLRIGLETIFGELIPLESNGDVMGLAMFILGRLLWNPDIAAEFRHHKVPHLYRDGHEEALSRFTLKKLLLLVCFLDKAKESRMIEHDPCLFCMDAEFKTSKDLLLAFSRDFLSGEGILSRHLGHLGFSVSHAQTPLDEFNFAVKNLAVDLKCGIRLVRIMELSTQDWSLSRKLRMPAISRLQKVHNVEIAMEVLKAKGVDLKDERGSAIDARDIVDGHREKTLSLLWKIIFTFQVEVLLDEEQLKEEISFLKRTWRTKQKMAALRANQDVAVKPVQRPSFEHSSTKITLLMDWVNAVCAFYSSKAENFTVSFSDGQILCHLIHHYHPCHLPLEAVRQNTTQTVECGQRGMVGLNTSSSDSDSSFDTLTGMRNGTEASVDFKELLENERSNFQLVNTAVSFLGGVPAMINPADMSNTIPNEKVVTCYLSFLCARLLDLRNETRAARVIQGAWRKYRLKRELKHFEERNQAAAKIQLAVRGFLQRRRQKRQNAAAVVIQAVWRGYSVRQQVQRIQKEKLQTLWDSAATVIQAQWRRYSTQRKFQCLKHHTVLMQARIRMKIAVTAYRRVQWAARTIQKHRKACLLGKEEHQKYQSLKYSTIKIQKCYRRWKTRTWIKKGNAATVVQRAFWKWQERKRAQQHFAAVKIQSWYRMRKCQKQYRNVQQKAICIQAWYRGCKERRNFQFLKLKHSSAIAIQRAFKTNILRRRFQEMKRAAVTIQRWFRSCKQREREKHQYLKMKQAAITLQAAFRGYSVRKFQKEQHLAAVVIQAAFRMFVARKRHLSLRAAAIAVQQRFKAKLLGKTLRKEYLNLRHSVVRLQALWRGRAERKRIEEMHKSAVLIQSCFRRYAAQSQFKLKRRAALVLQRYYRNYSSGRKVRLQYTRIKKAVLTLQGGFRGMKVRQHLRRQHRAATLIQAAYRASVCRRRFLSLKSAAAVLQQHYRAHLLGQSQRQHYSLLRQAAIMLQSAYRGSKERKNLRRMQQAATVIQARFRRHKAQVTYRAARCAASTIQQHYRAYVKGKLTRERYLQMRKSAVVIQSAYRGMKARLEVQIMHRAATVIQAHFRRHRAQVTYRAARCAASTIQQHYRAYVKGKLTRERYLQMRKSAVVIQSAYRGMKARLEVQIMHRAATVIQAHFRRHRAQVTYRAARCAASTIQQHYRAYVKGKLTRERYLQMRKSAVVIQSAYRGMKARLEVQIMHRAATVIQAHFRRHRAQVTYHAARCAASTIQQHYRAYVKGKLTRERYLQMRKSAVVIQSAYRGMKARLEVQIMHRAATVIQAHYRKHVQLSKFQKLCWAASVVHQRFRANQKRNAEVCKYIAMKKAAVCIQSAYRGMRTRNQLRKMQKAAAVIQRRYIAHREHKRYLAMKGAAVKIQQWYRALVIGRLQQKRYRSLLAAAIAVQARFRGMKVRKEIQKKHQAATVIQAGFRMYRTRMPFKALRLAATILQRRYRSHLKGRRERERFLKLRQNAIVIQSVFRGNRARKETRRMHSAATVIQSHFRRHQCQMHYKKVKWAAMVVQQWYRACGVRDALVQEYRSKKTAAVVIQSAFRSYKARQQVSKMHEAATVIQRKFKTFRERKCFLSRRAGAVLIQRRYRALVAMRRQHKEYLVKRNASIAIQAAYRGMKVRQQLQREHKAAIIIQAQVRKLLVRSSYKRLQWATKVVQLRYRANKMMKAEVQSLKEKKRAVITLQAAFHGMKTRQHIRQMHKAASDIQRCFRAHRARKQYISLKSCVVAIQRRYRSITDVRRQKEQYRLLRSATVTLQAAYRGHRTRKEIRQKHAAATVLQTAFRRHREVVKFQAMRFSALVIQRQYRAYIQTKHDREKFLRLRTAAITIQAAVRGKRVRQNIAQMHKAAIVIQTSFRMCRQRASFKRLRWAASLLQQKFRASRLRDSHVMTFQQLRKAAVCIQASFRGRQARQLVKQIRAARKIQSYLRMSVQRRQFLQQKAASVVIQSAFRCHLARTRYTKMRSSSVVIQRWYKSCRAAHKQKAEYHALRHATVTLQSAFRGMLARRLAKWKRAAVKIQSVLQMVRHRKKFLSLRSSTIKLQAHCRMWVARRRFVKYQTAALTLQKHFRARQAMREQRSIYLKTLKSVQILQSRVRGHNEYRKFQKLKRSAVTIQAFYRGMVERRKFQHQKASIARIQEYYRSYLLCKKEREKYLKIKKSAILIQAAFRGLQARQHIKEIRAALKIQAWFRGHMTRKRFLMKQNAVATVHRCMQTRIHRNRFLKIRQSVCIIQRRWRETHAAREYRHDFLKMRASAVKIQALWRGHTVRLNLQKEQKAACMIQSFYRGYVQRRAFQRLRTAALVLQKRVRVLQRGREQRETFKNMKTAAIVIQAFCRGWLVRRWLKEEAQSRRRQRFSAAVYHNLCAVKIQRALRAHWALKSAKKQLHSVIYIQRWIRAKLEKRRYLEKRGKVIKLQRSVRRWLSRRNTAATVIQHAAKKYLAKRREQRVQRGITKAQALWRGHCSRKINDTRKVVAMRHRFRKVNQEAKEEDKLCNKTTTAIDYLLRYKHFSYILAALKHLETATRLSSKCCEQLVKSGATLVIFTLIRSCNRSVPCMEVITFAIQVLLNLSKYDKTTEAVYAVENSVDTLLDLLQIYREKAGDKVADKGGSIFTKTCFLLAILLQDEQRASEVKRLPKAMDRIRSIYHLTLRKHKMDAERTVTRQKLNVSLNGSFFTQATPRKPKPKPRFAPDWVLRQDKMKEVLDPLRAIQMVADAFTIIP, encoded by the exons ATGACCAGCTTGGTTAAGAAAGGTGATTTCTTGGACTTTAGTCCAACAAATCTTCCTTCGAGGGACTTTTCACGCAATGACACcaacaaggaaaacaacaaGTCGCTAGCAGTATTAAGTTTGGTGCAGTTTTCACGACCTCCCTTCGTTAGTTTTGGAACCGTACGGCTGGGATCGTCCAAATCGGCAGTTTTATGTATTGAGAATCCAGTTGATGTTGCGACGGAAGTTAAAGTTGACAGGGTTGCTTCGACCAAAGGATTTTCTGTTGAACAAACACGATTCATAATTGAG CCTGAAGAAAGTACCTGTATGACGATAACCTGGACACCTGTGGAGGAAGGAAATGTCAGAGAAGTGATCACTTTTATCGCAAATGGAATTGCCAAACACCAAGCTATTTTGCTTGGTAGAGCAGAGGcacccaaaaagaaaaag aaaaGTTTATGGGAttccattaaaaacaagaaaccaGTAGAACGTTCTGCACCCTTTAAGGACAAGAAAACCGACTCCTCTGTGAAAAAGGCTGCCAATAAAACATTCCATGTATCTCGACAACCGCAGtacaagaaagagagagtgcgAAGCCCTCTCAGATCTCAGAATGAAAACCCAGTG GTGGAGTCACCTGTTGTCCTTCTTGTTCCAGCTGGCAAGCTTTTTGATAGTGGAG AGTCAGTGAAAGGAAATGGTTGCACTGACCTGAATTCTGTTGGTCCTGATGAAGTAATTGAGCCAAAAACACCCTCAGAAATTTCCTTTGAGCTAGAGGCTGTAAAACCAAGGTTGACCTTCTTTGTCAAACCCAGCCAAGTGAACACATGTGAAAGTGAAGCAAAAGATGAGGTTCTGAAATCCAGTAAAATTCCATTTACATCCACTACTGTTACAAAAAGCAAAGGTGGCTCTACTCAGGAAAGTAATTCCAAGGGCAGGAAAACAAGGACTTCAAAACGTCGGCTTTTAGAGAAAACTCTGGAATTATCAGACAGTCCTGCAAGATCCAGTCTACCCGGGCTGAATGATGTTGGTTGTCTTCCCGTCATTGACTCAGATGCCAGCCTTGGCACTCACCCTGAGTCTGTTCACTCGCCTCTGGTTGTGATGCCATCTAACTTATCTCCAGTCAGGTTTGCTCTCAAAGACAATTGTCCAGTTTCCATTCCACCTACCATGGCTCAGCTGGATTTGTCTCCAGTGGTGGCAACCCCTTCCTGTTTGCCTCAGACTTTGGTCCAGTTGGATTTCACTGTGGTAACTTCCCGACATCAGTCAAAAGTGTCATCTTTGATGCTTCAGCCGGATGAATCTCTTGATGGGAAAACCCAGTGCAGACTGGCAGTGAATGCTCACTCTCAGTCAa ttctaCAGTCTTTGAAATCATTTGGCTCCTCATCTGTCAAGACTGCTAAGGTTGTAGCAGTGGCTCAGTCACAACTAACCTTTATAAAGCCAGGACAAACAG TGATACCAAGACATCCATTGCCTTTTGCTGCCAAAAACATGTTCTATGATGAACGATGGATTgaaaagcaagagagaggatTCACATGGTGGATAAACTATGTCCTTACCCCTGATGACTTCAAAGTCAACACAGAAGTCACAAAAG tgaatgctgtatcattagcaatGGGAAGTGATCAAAAAATGAGCATTCCCAAGGCACCAACAAAAGAAGAGATGTCATTTAGAATGTACACGGCACGGCGTCGGCTTAACTGCCTCCGTAGGGCTGCCTGTCAGCTCTTCACATCGGAGGCCATGGTGAAAGCCATCCAGCGTCTAGAGCTTGAAGTGGAGGCCAAGAGGCTGTTGGTGCGTAAGGACCGGCATCTCTGGAAGGACATTG GAGAACGGCAAAAAGTTCTGAACTGGCTTCTGTCCTACAATCCTCTTTGGTTGCGGATTGGACTTGAG ACAATTTTTGGGGAGTTGATACCACTGGAGAGCAACGGTGACGTGATGGGATTGGCAATGTTCATTCTTGGACGTTTGCTGTGGAATCCAGACATTGCGGCTGAATTCAGACATCACAAAGTGCCACACCTGTACAGGGATG GGCACGAGGAGGCACTTTCACGTTTCACGTTGAAAAAGCTGCTCCTGCTTGTGTGCTTTCTTGACAAAGCCAAAGAATCCAGAATGATTGAACATGATCCTTGTTTGTTCTGCATGGATGCGGAATTCAAG ACCAGTAAGGATCTGCTGCTGGCATTTTCAAGGGATTTTCTCAGTGGTGAGGGAATTCTGTCTCGCCATCTGGGGCATTTGGGATTTTCGGTCTCCCATGCCCAGACACCACTGGATGAGTTCAACTTTGCTGTAAAGAACCTGGCTGTTGACTTGAAATGTGGGATCCGTCTAGT GCGAATCATGGAGCTTTCCACCCAGGACTGGAGCCTGTCCCGCAAACTGAGGATGCCTGCTATAAGTCGTCTTCAGAAAGTACACAATGTGGAAATCGCCATGGAAGTGCTGAAAGCAAAGGGTGTTGATCTCAAAGATGAACGTG GTAGTGCTATTGATGCCAGAGATATTGTGGATGGACACCGAGAAAAGACTCTGTCCCTGCTGTGGAAAATCATCTTTACCTTTCAG GTTGAGGTTTTGCTGGATGAAGAACAGCTCAAAGAGGAGATCTCTTTCCTCAAACGAACATGGAGAACCAAGCAGAAAATGGCTGCTCTGAGGGCCAATCAGGATGTGGCAGTGAAGCCTGTGCAAAGACCTTCATTtgagcacagcagcacaaaaataacactACTGATGGACTGGGTCAATGCAGTCTGTGCATTTTACAGTTCAAAG GCTGAGAACTTCACAGTATCATTCTCAGACGGACAGATTCTTTGTCACCTCATCCATCATTACCACCCTTGCCATCTGCCTTTGGAAGCAGTTCGTcagaacacaacacagacagtgGAGTGTGGCCAGCGTGGCATGGTTGGCCTGAATACTTCTTCTAGCGACTCTGACAGCTCTTTTGACACTTTGACTGGGATGCGAAATG GTACAGAAGCATCAGTGGATTTCAAAGAGCttttagaaaatgaaaggagTAATTTCCAGTTGGTGAATACTGCAGTGTCTTTCCTTGGGGGAGTTCCAGCCATGATAAACCCAGCTGACATGTCAAACACCATTCCAAATGAAAAA GTGGTTACGTGCTACCTGTCTTTCCTTTGTGCCCGGCTTCTGGATCTGCGAAACGAGACAAGAGCCGCAAGGGTCATCCAAGGAGCATGGAGAAAATATAGGCTGAAGAGGGAGTTGAAGCATTTCGAG GAAAGAAACCAAGCTGCTGCTAAAATTCAGTTGGCAGTCAGGGGTTTCCTTCAGAGACgaagacaaaaaagacagaatgcGGCTGCAGTTGTAATACAAGCTGTCTGGCGAGGCTATTCAGTGCGGCAACAAGTTCAACGGatacagaaagagaaactgCAGACACTCTGGGATTCTGCAGCAACGGTCATCCAA GCACAATGGAGGAGGTATTCTACTCAGAGAAAATTCCAGTGTTTAAAACACCATACCGTGTTGATGCAAGCCCGTATCCGGATGAAGATTGCAGTGACTGCCTACAGAAGAGTCCAGTGGGCCGCAAGAACaattcagaaacacagaaaggcCTGTCTGTTGGGAAAAGAGGAACATCAAAAATATCAATCTTTGAAGTACTCTACCATCAAAATCCAAAAGTGCTATCGGAGATGGAAGACTCGGACATGGATTAAGAAGGGCAATGCAGCCACTGTGGTACAGAGGGCATTCTGGAAATGGCAGGAACGAAAAAGGGCTCAACAACATTTTGCCGCTGTAAAGATCCAATCATGGTACAGGATGCGCAAATGCcaaaaacagtacagaaatgTCCAACAGAAAGCAATTTGTATACAGGCGTGGTACAGAGGTTGTAAAGAGAGACGCAACTTCCAgtttttaaaactaaaacacTCTTCTGCCATAGCCATCCAAAGAGCATTCAAAACCAACATTCTCAGGAGAAGATTTCAAGAGATGAAACGAGCTGCAGTTACAATTCAGCGTTGGTTTAGGTCCTGcaagcaaagagagagggagaaacatcaatatctgaaaatgaaacaagcagCGATTACTTTGCAAGCAGCCTTCCGTGGATATTCGGTGCGCAAATTTCAGAAGGAACAGCACCTTGCAGCAGTTGTGATTCAAGCAGCTTTCAGAATGTTTGTAGCACGAAAGCGACATTTGTCTTTAAGAGCAGCAGCGATTGCTGTCCAGCAGCGATTTAAGGCTAAGCTATTGGGTAAGACTTTGAGAAAAGAATATCTGAATCTAAGGCACTCCGTGGTGAGACTTCAAGCTTTGTGGAGGGGAAGAGCTGAAAGAAAGAGGATTGAAGAAATGCATAAAAGTGCTGTGTTGATACAATCGTGCTTCCGTAGGTATGCGGCACAATCACAGTTTAAGCTGAAGAGAAGGGCGGCACTGGTGCTACAGAGATATTATAGAAACTACAGCTCGGGAAGGAAAGTGCGGTTGCAGTACACGCGGATTAAAAAAGCTGTCCTTACTTTGCAAGGAGGATTCCGTGGCATGAAAGTGAGGCAACACCTGAGGCgtcagcacagagcagccacTTTAATTCAGGCCGCATATAGAGCATCCGTTTGTAGGCGACGATTTTTGTCCCTCAAAAGTGCAGCAGCTGTGCTCCAGCAACATTACCGGGCACACCTGCTCGGCCAGTCGCAGCGACAGCACTATAGTTTGCTGCGACAAGCTGCCATAATGTTACAGTCTGCGTATCGGGGCtccaaagagagaaagaatttAAGAAGAATGCAGCAAGCAGCAACAGTGATCCAGGCACGCTTCAGAAGGCACAAAGCACAGGTCACATATCGTGCGGCCAGGTGTGCAGCATCTACAATACAGCAGCATTACAGAGCTTATGTCAAAGGAAAGCTTACGCGTGAGCGTTATTTGCAGATGAGAAAATCGGCTGTTGTCATACAGTCTGCATACAGGGGTATGAAAGCTCGCCTTGAAGTCCAAATAATGCACAGGGCAGCAACAGTGATTCAGGCACACTTCAGAAGGCACAGAGCACAGGTCACATATCGTGCGGCCAGGTGTGCAGCATCTACAATACAGCAGCATTACAGAGCTTATGTCAAAGGAAAGCTTACGCGTGAGCGTTATTTGCAGATGAGAAAATCGGCTGTTGTCATACAGTCTGCATACAGGGGTATGAAAGCTCGCCTTGAAGTCCAAATAATGCACAGGGCAGCAACAGTGATTCAGGCACACTTCAGAAGGCACAGAGCACAGGTCACATATCGTGCGGCCAGGTGTGCAGCATCTACAATACAGCAGCATTACAGAGCTTATGTCAAAGGAAAGCTTACGCGTGAGCGTTATTTGCAGATGAGAAAATCGGCTGTTGTCATACAGTCTGCATACAGGGGTATGAAAGCTCGCCTTGAAGTCCAAATAATGCACAGGGCAGCAACAGTGATTCAGGCACACTTCAGAAGGCACAGAGCACAGGTCACATATCATGCAGCCAGGTGTGCAGCATCTACAATACAGCAGCATTACAGAGCTTATGTCAAAGGAAAGCTTACGCGTGAGCGTTATTTGCAGATGAGAAAATCGGCTGTTGTCATACAGTCTGCATACAGGGGTATGAAAGCTCGCCTTGAAGTCCAAATAATGCACAGAGCAGCAACAGTAATTCAGGCACATTATCGCAAACATGTACAGTtgtcaaaatttcaaaaactATGTTGGGCAGCATCTGTTGTCCATCAACGGTTTAGAGCAAATCAGAAGAGGAATGCAGAGGTCTGCAAATACATTGCTATGAAAAAAGCTGCAGTTTGCATTCAATCTGCTTACCGTGGAATGCGAACAAGGAATCAACTAAGAAAGATGCAAAAGGCAGCTGCAGTAATTCAGAGAAGATATATAGCTCACCGGGAGCACAAGCGGTATCTTGCTATGAAGGGGGCTGCTGTTAAAATTCAGCAATGGTACAGGGCTCTTGTCATTGGGAGGCTGCAACAGAAGAGGTATCGTTCTTTGCTTGCTGCAGCCATCGCTGTTCAAGCCAGGTTCAGAGGAATGAAAGTCAGGAAAGAAATTCAAAAGAAACATCAAGCAGCCACTGTGATTCAAGCAGGTTTTAGAATGTACAGAACTAGGATGCCTTTCAAAGCACTGAGGTTAGCTGCAACCATTTTACAGAGACGCTACCGGTCCCATCtaaaaggaagaagagaaagggaACGTTTCTTGAAGTTGCGTCAAAATGCCATAGTGATCCAGTCAGTTTTCAGAGGTAATCGGGCAAGGAAGGAGACAAGAAGAATGCACTCTGCTGCCACTGTGATTCAAAGCCATTTCAGAAGGCACCAGTGTCAAATGCATTACAAGAAGGTGAAGTGGGCTGCTATGGTTGTGCAACAATGGTACAGAGCCTGCGGAGTGAGAGATGCACTAGTGCAGGAGTACAGGTCAAAGAAAACTGCTGCCGTTGTAATCCAGAGTGCTTTCCGTTCCTACAAAGCAAGGCAGCAGGTTAGTAAGATGCATGAAGCTGCGACAGTCATCCAGAGAAAGTTTAAAACATTCAGGGAAAGGAAATGCTTCTTGTCACGTAGGGCAGGTGCTGTGCTCATCCAGCGAAGATATCGAGCTTTGGTAGCAATGCGAAGACAACACAAAGAGTATCTCGTGAAACGCAATGCATCCATTGCCATACAGGCGGCTTACAGGGGAATGAAGGTTCGACAACAATTGCAGAGGGAACACAAAGCCGCTATAATTATCCAGGCCCAAGTCAGAAAGCTCTTAGTCAGATCATCCTACAAAAGGCTGCAGTGGGCCACCAAAGTTGTCCAGTTACGTTACAGAGCCAACAAAATGATGAAGGCAGAAGTCCAatcattaaaagaaaagaagagggcTGTCATCACGCTGCAAGCTGCTTTCCATGGCATGAAGACAAGACAGCATATAAGACAAATGCACAAGGCTGCCAGTGATATTCAAAGATGTTTCAGAGCACACAGGGCCCGTAAACAGTATATTTCCCTGAAATCGTGTGTTGTGGCCATTCAACGAAGATATCGTTCCATAACTGATGTTAGACGACAGAAAGAGCAATACCGTCTCTTGCGCTCTGCCACCGTAACCTTGCAGGCAGCCTATAGAGGTCACAGAACAAGGAAGGAGATCCGACAAAAACATGCAGCAGCTACTGTGCTCCAAACAGCTTTTAGGAGACATAGAGAGGTGGTAAAATTCCAAGCAATGAGATTCTCTGCTCTTGTCATTCAGAGACAGTACAGGGCATATATACAAACCAAACATGACCGAGAGAAATTCTTGAGATTAAGAACTGCAGCTATTACTATTCAAGCAGCAGTACGGGGGAAAAGGGTTCGACAGAACATTGCACAGATGCATAAAGCGGCCATAGTCATCCAAACCAGTTTTCGAATGTGCAGGCAGCGGGCAAGCTTCAAAAGGTTACGCTGGGCAGCTTCCCTTCTGCAGCAGAAATTCCGAGCTAGCAGACTGAGAGACTCTCATGTGATGACATTCCAACAACTGAGGAAGGCTGCGGTTTGCATCCAGGCTTCTTTTCGCGGCAGGCAAGCGAGGCAACTGGTGAAACAAATAAGAGCTGCTCGGAAAATTCAGTCGTATCTGAGAATGAGTGTGCAACGCCGTCAGTTCTTGCAGCAAAAAGCTGCCTCTGTAGTTATCCAGTCTGCCTTTAGATGTCACCTTGCCAGAACCAGGTACACAAAGATGCGATCCTCCTCGGTGGTGATCCAGAGATGGTACAAGTCATGTCGTGCGGCCCACAAACAGAAGGCTGAATACCATGCTCTCAGGCATGCAACAGTGACGCTGCAGTCAGCTTTTCGTGGAATGCTGGCAAGGAGGCTAGCCAAATGGAAGCGTGCGGCGGTCAAGATCCAGTCAGTGCTGCAGATGGTCAGGCATCGCAAGAAGTTTTTGAGTCTGCGGTCCAGTACAATCAAGCTGCAGGCACATTGCCGAATGTGGGTAGCAAGGAGACGATTTGTGAAGTACCAGACAGCAGCTCTTACTCTGCAGAAACACTTCAGAGCTCGGCAAGcaatgagagagcagagatCCATTTACCTAAAGACTTTGAAAAGTGTTCAGATTCTTCAGTCAAGAGTGCGTGGACACAATGAATACAGAAAATTCCAGAAGTTGAAGCGGAGTGCAGTTACCATTCAG GCCTTTTATCGTGGAATGGTGGAGAGACGAAAATTTCAACACCAGAAGGCCTCCATTGCCAGAATACAGGAGTATTACAGGTCGTATTTACTCTGCAAGAAGGAAAGGGAGAAGTATCTGAAGATTAAGAAATCGGCTATTCTTATACAG GCAGCCTTCCGTGGCCTCCAAGCAAGACAGCATATCAAGGAGATACGAGCAGCCCTAAAAATTCAAGCATGGTTCAGGGGACACATGACACGCAAGAGGTTTCTCATGAAGCAAAATGCCGTTGCAACTGTCCACAGATGTATGCAAACAAGAATTCATCGGAATAG GTTCCTAAAGATCCGCCAAAGTGTATGCATTATTCAGAGAAGATGGAGGGAAACACATGCTGCCAGAGAATACCGGCATGACTTCCTGAAAATGAGAGCATCCGCTGTCAAAATTCAAGCGTTGTGGAGAGGTCATACTGTCAGATTGAATCTACAGAAG GAGCAGAAAGCCGCCTGCATGATTCAGTCATTCTACCGGGGCTATGTGCAAAGGCGGGCTTTCCAACGGCTGAGAACGGCTGCCTTGGTTCTACAGAAACGTGTTCGGGTGTTGCAAAGGGgaagagagcagagggagaccTTTAAGAACATGAAGACTGCTGCCATCGTAATTCAGGCATTTTGCCGCGGCTGGCTTGTCAGGCGATGG CTTAAAGAGGAAGCTCAAAGCAGACGGAGACAGCGCTTTTCAGCCGCTGTTTACCACAACCTTTGTGCTGTGAAGATTCAAAGAGCTCTCCGGGCTCATTGGGCCTTGAAGTCTGCTAAGAAACAGCTGCACTCTGTCATTTACATTCAG AGGTGGATCAGAGCTAAGCTAGAGAAGAGGAGATACCTTGAAAAGAGGGGAAAGGTCATAAAGCTGCAGAGATCAGTGAGACGGTGGTTATCTCGACGCAACACAGCTGCCACCGTTATCCAGCACGCTGCCAAAAAATACCTGGCCAAGAGACGAGAACAGAGGGTGCAACGTGGAATCACCAAGGCACAG gcATTGTGGAGAGGGCACTGCTCACGGAAAATCAATGATACACGAAAAGTTGTTGCCATGAGGCATCGCTTCAGGAAGGTTAACCAAGAGGCCAAAGAGGAGGACAAACTCTGCAACAAGACCACAACTGCTATTGACTACCTCCTACGATACAAGCATTTCTCTTACATTCTAGCAGCTCTAAAACACTTAG agaCTGCAACCCGACTTTCATCCAAATGCTGTGAGCAGCTTGTAAAGAGTGGAGCAACTCTTGTAATATTCACTCTCATAAGGAGCTGCAATAGAAGCGTTCCCTGTATGGAAGTCATCACCTTTGCAATCCAAGTTCTTCTGAATCTGTCAAAA TATGACAAGACAACAGAGGCTGTTTATGCTGTGGAGAATTCTGTGGACACACTGCTGGATCTGCTACAGATCTACAGAGAGAAGGCTGGAGACAAGGTGGCAGACAAAGGAGGTAGCATTTTCACAAAGACATGTTTCCTCCTTGCCATCTTACTTCAGGATGAACAGAGGGCTTCG GAGGTGAAACGTCTTCCCAAAGCCATGGATCGAATTCGCAGTATATATCATCTCACACTTCgaaaacacaaaatggatgCTGAAAGAACAGTGACACGGCAGAAGCTTAACGTGTCGCTCAATGGCAGCTTCTTTACCCAAGCGACCCCTCGTAAGCCAAAGCCAAAGCCAAG